In a genomic window of Aeromonas veronii:
- the nth gene encoding endonuclease III, whose protein sequence is MNNQKRREILERLRENNPQPTTELNFNSPFELLIAVLLSAQATDVSVNKATDKLYPVANTPQAMLELGVDGLKEYIKTIGLFNTKAENVIKTCAILLERHGGEVPENREALEALPGVGRKTANVVLNTAFGWPTIAVDTHIFRVSNRTGFAVGKNVDQVEEKLLKVVPAEFKLDVHHWLILHGRYTCLARKPRCGSCIIEDLCEYKEKVYPEN, encoded by the coding sequence ATGAACAACCAGAAACGCAGAGAGATCCTGGAGCGACTGCGGGAAAACAACCCCCAACCCACCACAGAGCTCAACTTCAACTCGCCGTTTGAACTCTTGATCGCCGTGCTGCTCTCGGCGCAGGCAACCGATGTCAGCGTCAACAAGGCGACCGACAAGCTCTATCCGGTGGCCAACACCCCGCAGGCGATGCTGGAGCTCGGGGTGGACGGGCTCAAGGAGTACATCAAGACCATTGGCCTCTTCAACACCAAGGCCGAGAACGTCATCAAGACCTGCGCCATCTTGCTGGAGCGCCACGGCGGCGAGGTGCCGGAGAACCGCGAAGCGCTGGAAGCCCTGCCGGGCGTCGGCCGCAAGACCGCCAACGTGGTGCTCAACACCGCCTTTGGCTGGCCCACCATCGCCGTCGATACCCATATCTTCCGGGTCTCCAACCGCACCGGCTTTGCGGTGGGCAAGAATGTGGATCAGGTGGAGGAGAAGCTGCTCAAAGTGGTACCCGCCGAGTTCAAGCTGGATGTCCACCACTGGCTCATCCTGCATGGGCGTTACACCTGTCTCGCTCGCAAGCCCCGTTGTGGTTCCTGTATCATCGAGGACTTGTGCGAATACAAAGAGAAGGTCTATCCGGAAAACTGA
- the asnB gene encoding asparagine synthase B — protein sequence MCSIFGILDIKSDAAALRKSALEMSKRLRHRGPDWSGVYSSDKAILVHERLAIVDPGNGAQPLYNPERTHVLAVNGEIYNHKELEKSLKVDFQFQTKSDCEVLLALYKEKGPAFLDDLNGIFAFILYDAEQDAYLIGRDHMGIIPLYTGRDEHGNFYVASEMKALVPVCKSVETFPPGHYLWSKDGELKQWYKRDWMEYQAVEHNVSDKAELKAALEAAVKRQLMCDVPYGVLLSGGLDSSVISAITKIYAARRVEDDGKSEAWWPQLHSFAVGLEGSPDLAAARKVADHLGTIHHQIHFTVQEGLDALRDVIYHLETYDVTTIRASTPMYLMARYIKAMGIKMVLSGEGSDELFGGYLYFHKAPNAKEFHEENVRKLASLHLYDCLRANKSMAAWGVEGRVPFLDKEFMDVAMRLQPADKMCGNGKIEKHILREAFEELLPHEVAWRQKEQFSDGVGYSWIDSLKAMVEQEVTDQMFEAAAFRFPINTPLTKEAYFYRAIFDEHFPLEAAARTVPYGKSVACSTPTALEWDAKFKEMADPSGRAVMDVHQQGY from the coding sequence ATGTGTTCTATTTTCGGCATTCTGGACATCAAGTCCGATGCGGCTGCCCTACGCAAATCGGCGCTGGAGATGTCCAAGCGACTCCGTCACCGCGGGCCTGACTGGTCCGGCGTCTACAGCTCTGACAAAGCCATTCTGGTGCATGAGCGCCTGGCCATCGTCGATCCGGGCAATGGCGCCCAGCCGCTCTACAACCCCGAGCGTACTCACGTATTGGCCGTCAACGGCGAGATCTACAACCACAAGGAATTGGAGAAGAGCCTCAAGGTCGACTTCCAGTTCCAGACCAAGTCCGACTGTGAGGTGCTGCTGGCCCTCTACAAGGAGAAGGGCCCGGCGTTTCTCGACGATCTCAACGGCATCTTCGCCTTTATCCTCTATGACGCCGAGCAGGATGCCTACCTGATCGGTCGCGATCACATGGGGATCATCCCCCTCTATACCGGTCGCGATGAGCACGGCAACTTCTATGTCGCCTCCGAGATGAAGGCGCTGGTACCGGTCTGCAAGAGCGTCGAAACCTTCCCGCCGGGACACTACCTGTGGAGCAAGGATGGCGAACTCAAACAGTGGTACAAACGCGACTGGATGGAATATCAAGCGGTCGAGCACAACGTCAGCGACAAGGCCGAGCTGAAAGCGGCGCTGGAAGCGGCGGTCAAGCGCCAACTGATGTGTGACGTCCCCTACGGCGTGCTGCTCTCCGGCGGGCTGGATTCGTCCGTGATCTCCGCCATCACCAAGATCTACGCCGCCCGTCGGGTGGAAGACGATGGCAAGAGCGAAGCCTGGTGGCCGCAACTGCACTCCTTCGCCGTCGGCCTGGAAGGGTCGCCTGATCTCGCTGCTGCCCGCAAGGTGGCCGACCATCTGGGCACCATCCACCACCAGATCCACTTCACCGTGCAAGAGGGTCTGGATGCGCTGCGCGATGTCATCTATCACCTCGAGACCTATGACGTCACCACCATCCGCGCCTCCACGCCCATGTATCTGATGGCCCGTTATATCAAGGCGATGGGGATCAAGATGGTGCTCTCGGGCGAAGGCTCCGACGAGCTGTTCGGTGGCTACCTCTATTTCCACAAAGCGCCCAACGCAAAAGAGTTCCACGAAGAGAACGTGCGCAAGCTCGCCTCTTTGCACCTCTATGACTGCTTGCGCGCCAACAAGTCGATGGCAGCCTGGGGGGTGGAGGGTCGCGTGCCCTTCCTCGACAAGGAGTTCATGGATGTGGCGATGCGCCTGCAGCCCGCCGACAAGATGTGCGGCAACGGCAAGATCGAGAAACACATCCTGCGCGAAGCGTTCGAGGAGCTGCTGCCCCACGAAGTGGCATGGCGCCAGAAAGAGCAGTTCTCCGATGGCGTGGGTTATTCATGGATCGACAGCCTGAAAGCCATGGTAGAACAAGAGGTGACGGATCAGATGTTCGAGGCGGCTGCATTCCGCTTCCCCATCAACACCCCGCTCACCAAGGAAGCCTATTTCTACCGCGCCATCTTCGACGAGCACTTCCCGCTGGAAGCCGCCGCCCGCACCGTGCCATACGGCAAGTCAGTCGCCTGCTCCACCCCCACTGCGCTGGAATGGGATGCCAAGTTCAAAGAGATGGCCGACCCGTCCGGCCGCGCCGTGATGGACGTTCACCAGCAAGGCTACTAA
- a CDS encoding adenosine deaminase: MDNFIAGLPKLELHLHIEGTLEPELMFALAKRNGVALPWPDVASVRAAYDFDCLQSFLDLYYRGASVLITEQDFFDLTWAYLEHCAADKVVHVEIFFDPQTHTARGVPFATVLGGIERALQSGEKEFGISWRLIMSFLRHLSEEEAFATLAEAMPFLSRIHGIGLDSGEKGNPPSKFARVFARCRELGLPVVAHAGEEGPADYIWQAINELQVCRIDHGVRSADDPELLRYLADTRLPLTVCPLSNTRLKVFGNMALHNVLRLLEQGLCVTINSDDPAYFGGYMGANFAALSDDLGATPDQLCRLSLNAVEASWLSLADKARLTRDIRTHAARHGVQLH; this comes from the coding sequence ATGGATAACTTTATTGCCGGTTTGCCCAAGCTGGAGTTGCACCTGCATATCGAAGGAACGCTCGAGCCTGAGCTGATGTTTGCCCTGGCCAAACGTAACGGGGTGGCCCTGCCCTGGCCCGACGTGGCCAGCGTGCGAGCCGCCTATGATTTTGACTGCCTGCAATCCTTTCTCGACCTCTACTATCGCGGCGCCAGCGTGCTCATTACCGAGCAGGACTTTTTCGACCTCACCTGGGCCTATCTTGAGCATTGCGCCGCCGACAAGGTGGTGCATGTGGAGATCTTCTTCGACCCGCAGACCCACACCGCCCGCGGCGTCCCTTTTGCTACTGTGCTCGGCGGCATCGAGCGGGCGTTGCAGAGCGGGGAGAAGGAGTTTGGCATCAGCTGGCGCCTTATCATGAGCTTTTTGCGCCACCTGAGCGAGGAGGAGGCCTTTGCAACGTTGGCAGAGGCTATGCCCTTCCTGTCGCGCATTCACGGCATCGGCCTCGACTCGGGGGAGAAGGGCAATCCGCCCAGCAAGTTTGCCCGGGTTTTTGCCCGCTGCCGCGAGCTGGGGTTGCCGGTGGTGGCTCACGCGGGTGAAGAGGGGCCCGCCGACTACATCTGGCAGGCGATCAACGAGCTGCAGGTATGCCGCATCGATCACGGGGTGCGCTCGGCCGACGATCCCGAGCTGCTGCGCTATCTGGCCGATACCCGGCTGCCGCTCACCGTCTGCCCCCTCTCCAACACCCGGCTCAAGGTGTTCGGCAATATGGCCCTGCACAATGTGTTGCGGCTGCTGGAGCAGGGGCTGTGCGTCACCATCAACTCCGACGATCCCGCCTACTTTGGTGGCTACATGGGGGCCAACTTTGCGGCGCTGTCGGATGATCTCGGCGCCACCCCGGATCAGCTCTGCCGCCTCTCGCTCAATGCGGTGGAGGCGAGCTGGCTGAGTCTGGCCGACAAGGCGCGGCTGACCCGTGATATTCGCACTCATGCCGCCCGCCACGGGGTGCAACTGCACTGA
- a CDS encoding cation:proton antiporter: protein MEPILIAVAFGCGMVVNLIGLPPLLGFLAAGFILNGMGYENSPALSTVADLGVTLLLFTIGLKLNIKTLMRRDVWGTTSLHLLLSTLLFTVVLLVCKGLGLHLALSLDWKLALLLGFALSFSSTVFAVKVLEDRSDMNALYARIAIGVLVMQDVFAVAFLAFSSGKLPSIWALWVLGLPLLRPLLFKLLERAGHGELQVLFGVFLALVVGAAGFEVVGLKPDLGALIIGMLLASHPAAAGLAKALFNLKDLFLVCFFLTIGLNGLPTQETMLLALALVLALPLKSALYYLVYSGAHLRVRTALLSTLALTNFSEFGLIVAAIAAKAGWLSHEWLVAVSLALAASFMISAPLNAQSERIYHRIGHWLRGLQASNLHPEDRPIELGDAEVIILGMGRIGQGAYFELENKYGNVILGVENDSEKLPTLRAQGMNVIEGDATDTDFWDKVLLSNQVNLVLLAMPHHSGNLYAIEKLRSHGFNGKIAAIVRFEDDIASLQEQGVDAVFNVYNEAGSGFARHVIRRLQPL from the coding sequence ATGGAACCCATTCTGATCGCCGTGGCCTTTGGCTGCGGCATGGTAGTCAATCTGATTGGCCTGCCCCCCCTGCTCGGCTTTCTGGCCGCCGGTTTTATCCTCAACGGCATGGGATATGAAAATAGCCCGGCCCTGAGCACAGTGGCCGATCTCGGCGTCACCCTGCTGCTGTTCACCATCGGCCTCAAGCTCAATATCAAGACCCTGATGCGGCGCGATGTGTGGGGCACCACCAGCCTGCACCTGCTGCTCTCCACCCTGCTCTTTACCGTGGTACTGCTGGTCTGCAAGGGACTGGGGCTCCACCTCGCCCTGTCACTGGACTGGAAACTGGCGCTGCTGCTGGGCTTTGCCCTCTCCTTCTCCAGCACCGTCTTCGCGGTCAAGGTATTGGAAGACCGCAGCGACATGAACGCCCTCTACGCCCGCATCGCCATCGGGGTACTGGTGATGCAGGATGTGTTCGCGGTGGCGTTTCTGGCGTTTTCCAGCGGCAAGTTGCCGAGTATCTGGGCGCTCTGGGTGCTGGGGCTGCCACTGCTGCGTCCGCTGCTGTTCAAGTTGCTGGAGCGGGCCGGTCACGGCGAGTTGCAGGTGCTGTTCGGGGTGTTTCTGGCGCTGGTGGTGGGGGCCGCCGGCTTTGAAGTGGTCGGCCTCAAGCCGGATCTCGGGGCGCTGATCATCGGCATGTTGCTCGCCTCCCATCCGGCGGCAGCGGGGCTGGCCAAGGCGCTCTTTAACCTCAAAGACCTCTTTCTGGTCTGCTTCTTTCTCACCATCGGCCTCAACGGGCTGCCGACCCAAGAGACCATGCTGCTGGCACTGGCGCTGGTGCTGGCCCTGCCGCTGAAAAGCGCCCTCTACTATCTGGTCTACAGCGGCGCCCACCTGCGGGTACGTACCGCCCTACTCTCTACCCTGGCGCTCACCAACTTCTCGGAGTTTGGCCTCATTGTCGCCGCCATCGCCGCCAAGGCAGGCTGGCTATCCCACGAGTGGCTGGTAGCGGTCTCGCTGGCACTGGCGGCGAGCTTTATGATCTCCGCCCCGCTCAATGCCCAGAGCGAGCGCATTTACCACCGCATCGGCCACTGGCTGCGGGGATTGCAGGCGAGCAACCTCCATCCGGAAGACAGGCCCATTGAGCTTGGCGATGCGGAGGTGATCATCCTCGGTATGGGGCGGATCGGTCAGGGGGCCTACTTCGAGCTGGAGAACAAATACGGCAACGTCATCCTCGGGGTGGAGAACGATAGCGAGAAGCTGCCCACCCTGCGCGCCCAGGGAATGAACGTCATCGAGGGCGACGCCACCGATACCGACTTCTGGGACAAGGTGCTGCTCTCCAATCAGGTCAATCTGGTACTGCTGGCGATGCCCCACCACTCGGGGAATCTCTACGCCATTGAGAAGCTGCGCAGCCACGGCTTCAACGGCAAGATCGCCGCCATCGTCCGCTTCGAGGATGATATCGCCTCCCTGCAGGAACAGGGGGTGGATGCGGTGTTCAACGTCTATAACGAAGCGGGCAGCGGCTTCGCCCGTCATGTGATCCGCCGCTTGCAGCCGCTCTGA
- a CDS encoding alkene reductase, whose amino-acid sequence MSHDHLFCPLRLGQLHLANRIVMPPMTRSRASQPGDVANAMMASYYAQRAEAGLIISEGTQIDPMGKGYAWTPGIYSAEQIAGWKLVTDAVHAKGGTIFAQLWHVGRVTHPDNIGGAQPISASALPAVGVKVFVDNGSDAPGFVETVTPRAMTQADIDAVVGQFRQAARNAISAGFDGIELHAANGYLINQFLDSESNARTDSYGGSLENRLRFLKEVTEAVNSEIGADRVGVRLAPLTTLNGTVDANPQETYLAAARLLGQLNVTYLHIAEADWDDAPLMPENFKQGLRDAFPNTLIYAGKYDGDRARAALDAGWADMIGFGRPFVANPDLPNRLRHGYPLAPHDPATLFGGGEKGLTDYPVYQADDATTSS is encoded by the coding sequence ATGAGCCACGATCACCTGTTCTGCCCGCTGCGCCTCGGCCAGCTGCACCTTGCCAACCGCATCGTCATGCCCCCCATGACCCGCTCCCGTGCCAGTCAGCCCGGTGACGTAGCCAACGCCATGATGGCGAGCTACTACGCCCAGCGCGCCGAGGCGGGGCTGATCATCAGCGAAGGCACCCAAATCGACCCCATGGGCAAAGGCTATGCCTGGACGCCGGGCATCTACAGCGCCGAGCAGATCGCTGGCTGGAAGCTGGTGACCGATGCCGTGCACGCCAAGGGGGGCACCATCTTCGCCCAGCTCTGGCACGTGGGCCGGGTCACCCATCCGGACAACATCGGCGGCGCCCAGCCCATCTCCGCTTCAGCCCTGCCAGCAGTGGGCGTCAAGGTGTTCGTCGATAACGGCAGCGATGCGCCGGGCTTTGTCGAGACCGTCACCCCGCGCGCCATGACTCAAGCCGATATTGATGCGGTGGTGGGCCAGTTCCGCCAAGCGGCCCGCAACGCCATCAGCGCCGGTTTTGACGGCATCGAGCTGCACGCCGCCAACGGTTATCTGATCAACCAGTTCCTCGACTCCGAGTCCAACGCCCGCACCGACAGTTACGGCGGCTCGCTGGAGAACCGGCTGCGCTTCCTCAAGGAGGTGACCGAGGCGGTCAACAGTGAAATCGGCGCCGATCGGGTTGGGGTGCGTCTTGCGCCACTCACCACCCTCAACGGCACCGTGGATGCCAACCCGCAGGAGACCTATCTGGCGGCCGCCCGTCTGCTGGGCCAGCTCAATGTCACCTATCTGCACATTGCCGAAGCGGACTGGGACGATGCGCCCCTGATGCCGGAGAACTTCAAGCAGGGTCTGCGGGATGCCTTCCCCAACACCCTGATCTATGCCGGTAAATATGATGGTGATCGTGCACGCGCCGCCCTCGACGCGGGCTGGGCCGACATGATTGGCTTTGGCCGCCCGTTCGTCGCCAACCCGGATCTGCCGAACCGGCTGCGCCACGGCTATCCGCTGGCCCCCCACGATCCGGCCACCCTGTTTGGCGGCGGCGAGAAAGGGCTGACCGACTACCCCGTCTATCAGGCAGATGACGCAACCACCAGCAGCTGA
- a CDS encoding cupin domain-containing protein: MKTLNDWILLGHHEATPTPLMPAPERIKAGSPAQTVWNHYSDPSQQFHVGFWACEPGRWAIHYTEHEYCQLLEGEAVIHDGEGGRLTLKPGDQFVIPAGFVGEWETLTPCRKLYVIFEPAAT; encoded by the coding sequence ATGAAGACCCTTAACGACTGGATCCTGCTCGGTCACCACGAGGCAACCCCCACCCCGCTGATGCCAGCCCCCGAGCGCATTAAAGCAGGCAGCCCGGCGCAAACGGTGTGGAATCACTACTCCGACCCCAGCCAGCAGTTTCACGTGGGCTTTTGGGCTTGCGAGCCGGGCCGCTGGGCTATCCACTACACCGAGCACGAGTATTGCCAACTGCTGGAGGGTGAGGCGGTGATCCACGACGGTGAAGGGGGGCGTCTGACCCTCAAGCCCGGGGATCAATTTGTCATTCCCGCCGGTTTTGTTGGGGAGTGGGAGACCCTCACCCCCTGCCGCAAGCTCTATGTGATCTTCGAGCCCGCTGCAACCTGA
- the gloA gene encoding lactoylglutathione lyase, with protein sequence MRILHTMLRVGDLQRSIDFYTRVLGMKLLRKSENSEYKYTLAFVGYGDEKDEAVIELTYNWGVSEYELGSAYGHIALEADDIYATCDALRAAGAKITREPGPVKGGTTVIAFVEDPDGYKIELIAKKDAGTGLGDSV encoded by the coding sequence ATGAGAATTCTGCATACCATGCTGCGTGTCGGCGATCTGCAACGCTCCATCGACTTCTACACCCGCGTGCTCGGCATGAAGCTGCTGCGCAAGAGCGAGAACAGCGAGTACAAGTACACTCTGGCCTTCGTCGGCTACGGTGACGAGAAGGATGAAGCGGTGATCGAGCTGACCTACAACTGGGGGGTGAGCGAGTACGAACTGGGCTCTGCCTACGGCCATATCGCGCTGGAAGCGGACGACATCTATGCGACCTGCGATGCCCTGCGTGCCGCCGGCGCCAAGATCACCCGCGAGCCGGGCCCGGTCAAGGGTGGCACCACCGTCATCGCCTTCGTTGAAGATCCGGACGGTTACAAGATTGAACTGATCGCCAAGAAAGATGCCGGTACTGGCCTGGGTGACAGCGTCTAA
- a CDS encoding OmpA family protein, producing MNAWVLGLVSISVSMQLQAGVTEFGAGLDQSVWRLTSDTQIECRLEHPIPNWGTGAFVSRAGRKINLDFELKGKRPQAQTQTVSLGIMPPVWRPGIVGREVSQLRFYQQFDGLVEGQTAWTMLDELEGGRMPTFQYRDWYRQNRAVRVSLSSVNFRVKYQAFIDCLSGLLPYSFNDIAFSVLTYDKNSDQLSIPSKRRLAMINEFIKADKSIDVVVIDAYSDSYGGRWSNQKLSEQRADAIKKVFVDLGLEPGKISVEGHGEKQHVASNETEQGRAKNRRVVISMGRNGEI from the coding sequence TTGAACGCTTGGGTGTTGGGGTTGGTCAGCATATCCGTGAGTATGCAGTTACAGGCTGGGGTGACCGAATTTGGTGCCGGTCTGGATCAATCCGTCTGGCGTTTGACCTCCGATACCCAGATTGAGTGTCGCCTCGAACACCCGATCCCGAACTGGGGAACGGGGGCTTTTGTCAGTCGTGCCGGTCGCAAGATCAACCTCGACTTCGAGCTCAAGGGCAAGCGGCCGCAGGCCCAGACCCAGACGGTGAGCCTTGGCATCATGCCGCCGGTATGGCGCCCGGGGATAGTCGGGCGAGAAGTGAGCCAGCTGCGCTTCTATCAGCAGTTCGATGGGCTGGTGGAGGGGCAAACCGCCTGGACCATGCTCGACGAACTGGAGGGGGGACGAATGCCGACCTTCCAGTATCGGGACTGGTATCGCCAGAACCGCGCGGTGCGGGTGTCGCTTTCGTCTGTCAACTTTCGGGTGAAATATCAGGCCTTTATCGACTGTCTGAGCGGGCTTTTGCCCTACAGCTTCAACGATATTGCCTTTAGCGTGCTCACCTATGACAAGAATAGCGATCAGCTCTCCATCCCCTCCAAACGGCGACTGGCGATGATCAACGAGTTTATCAAGGCGGACAAGAGCATCGATGTGGTGGTGATCGACGCCTACAGCGACAGTTATGGTGGCCGCTGGTCGAACCAGAAACTCTCAGAGCAGCGGGCCGATGCCATCAAGAAGGTGTTTGTCGATCTGGGGCTGGAGCCCGGCAAGATCTCGGTAGAGGGGCATGGCGAGAAGCAGCATGTCGCTTCCAACGAAACCGAACAGGGCCGTGCCAAGAACCGGCGGGTGGTGATCAGCATGGGGCGCAACGGCGAGATCTAG
- a CDS encoding HAD-IIA family hydrolase, with product MKKSVICDIDGVILHNNDLVPGADHFVHRLLEQGSKLLFLTNYPAQTQKDLQNRFSSAGIEVPEECFYTSAMGTADFLKRQDGKKAYVIGEGALTHELYKAGFTITDIDPDFVVVGETRNYNWTMMQQGAKFVDQGARFIATNPDTHGPMMHPACGALCAPIERMTGKKPFYVGKPSAWIIRAALNRMEAHSDDTIIIGDNLRTDILAGFQAGLETVLVLSGVSKVADIDRMPFRPNHIFDSVVDIDIV from the coding sequence ATGAAGAAAAGTGTCATCTGTGACATCGACGGCGTCATACTGCACAACAACGATCTGGTGCCCGGCGCCGACCACTTCGTTCATCGCCTGCTGGAACAGGGTAGCAAGCTGCTGTTTCTGACCAACTACCCGGCCCAGACCCAGAAAGATCTGCAAAACCGCTTCAGCTCCGCCGGGATCGAAGTGCCGGAGGAGTGCTTCTACACCTCCGCCATGGGTACCGCCGACTTCCTCAAGCGTCAGGATGGCAAGAAGGCCTATGTGATCGGTGAAGGGGCGCTGACCCACGAGCTCTACAAGGCCGGTTTCACCATCACCGACATCGACCCCGACTTCGTGGTGGTGGGCGAGACCCGCAACTACAACTGGACCATGATGCAGCAGGGGGCCAAGTTCGTCGATCAGGGGGCCCGCTTTATCGCCACCAACCCCGATACCCACGGCCCCATGATGCACCCGGCCTGCGGCGCCCTGTGCGCCCCCATCGAGCGGATGACCGGCAAGAAGCCGTTCTATGTCGGCAAGCCGAGCGCCTGGATCATCCGTGCGGCGCTCAACCGGATGGAGGCCCACTCCGACGACACCATCATCATTGGCGACAACCTGCGCACCGACATTCTGGCGGGCTTTCAGGCCGGTCTCGAGACGGTGCTGGTGCTCTCCGGGGTGAGCAAGGTGGCGGATATCGACCGCATGCCGTTTCGCCCGAACCATATTTTCGACTCCGTGGTCGACATCGATATCGTCTAA
- a CDS encoding zinc-binding dehydrogenase, with product MNHTQAWCWHAPGEPEQLTLTELSLSPLAPDEVLVANRVIAFNPVDWKLIEYGHSNWQDGQVPGVDGMGTIVALGANVSHLRLGARVAYHTDLRHHGSFARHTRVPARALLPVPDALSDEAAAALPCPGLTAWQALAKLPRLHGEALLITGAGSSVGRFAVQLALQQGARVFASASPRHHQWLKQIGVQGVADYRDSDWLATLQTANGNEPFEGIIDLVSSLQAESLLPTLGYYGHMVTVLGRIPHNPLPAFAHCHSLHEIALGAQHAFGTDKQWSRLVAAGVAMMAQMASGELTLPPLVVGNFEALPTLLERFKREGQGEKFLVRVA from the coding sequence ATGAATCACACCCAGGCCTGGTGCTGGCATGCCCCGGGCGAGCCAGAGCAGCTCACCCTGACCGAACTTTCTTTATCGCCTCTCGCCCCTGACGAGGTGCTGGTGGCCAACCGGGTCATCGCCTTCAATCCGGTGGACTGGAAGCTGATCGAATATGGCCACTCCAACTGGCAGGATGGTCAGGTGCCCGGCGTTGATGGCATGGGCACTATCGTGGCGCTCGGCGCCAACGTCAGCCATCTGCGTCTCGGCGCCCGGGTCGCCTACCACACCGATCTGCGCCACCACGGCAGCTTTGCCCGCCACACCCGGGTACCAGCCCGCGCCCTGCTGCCGGTGCCCGATGCCCTGAGTGACGAGGCGGCGGCCGCCCTGCCCTGTCCCGGCCTCACCGCCTGGCAGGCGCTGGCCAAGCTGCCACGCCTGCACGGCGAAGCGCTGCTCATCACAGGTGCCGGCAGCAGTGTCGGCCGCTTTGCGGTGCAGCTCGCCCTCCAGCAGGGGGCGCGGGTCTTTGCCAGCGCCAGCCCACGCCACCATCAATGGCTCAAGCAGATCGGCGTGCAGGGCGTAGCCGATTATCGGGACTCCGACTGGCTGGCCACCTTGCAGACCGCCAACGGCAATGAGCCGTTCGAGGGGATCATCGATCTGGTCTCCAGCCTGCAGGCAGAGAGCCTGCTGCCCACCCTGGGTTACTACGGTCACATGGTGACGGTGCTCGGGCGCATCCCGCACAATCCGCTGCCCGCGTTTGCCCACTGCCACTCCTTGCACGAGATTGCGCTGGGTGCCCAGCACGCCTTTGGCACCGACAAGCAGTGGAGCCGACTGGTGGCCGCCGGTGTCGCCATGATGGCACAGATGGCGAGCGGCGAGCTGACCCTGCCGCCGCTGGTAGTAGGCAATTTCGAGGCGCTGCCCACTCTGCTCGAGCGCTTCAAGCGCGAAGGACAGGGCGAGAAGTTTCTGGTGCGGGTGGCGTAA